From Impatiens glandulifera chromosome 7, dImpGla2.1, whole genome shotgun sequence:
CCTTATTAAATTAGAACTTCATAATAAAACAGTGGTGGCAGTGgcatcatattattattatacatatataaaaacatgaaCTTTTACACACACAACCATGAATGCCTTATCTTAttcattcataattattattacataGTTTTTGCTAGCGGCTAGCTAGCTCGCCACTCGGCTCAACCTTCAAGGCTTGGCTCCACCAACATCAGCTTGTACCGCCTCTCCTAGGTAAGAACAACACCTGTTACAACCACGGTAACCTCTGTAGCAACACCCGTACCGACATCCTCCACTGCGACCGCCGCCATTATATCCTCCTCCTCCGTGACCGCCGCCGCCATTATACCCGCCTCCTCCGCGACCGCCGCCGCCATTATACCCTCCGCGACCACCGCCGCCATTATACCCTCCGTTACCGCCACCGCCATTATACCCTCCGTTACCGCCGCCGCCATTATATCCTCCTCCGTACTGATCCTTGGCTGCACGTAGtttcattcaaattttattacttCACAGTTCACATATATActaaagcttgtttgatatttggttatttttgtttctattgattttttattatctaaaaccTAATCATCACTTCATTTATATAATCACTCATTTTAtgagttaaaatattaaaattatcttttattagttaaaaaaaaaggtataaaaaatattataaggtattttagtatattaatccccaaacaaacaaacaaacaaacaaaaatgcttttttttcaattttcaataaattctctttttgtttcttttggATAAAAACTAGTAAATAAAAACTACTTAAATCTTCAAAGAGTTTTAAGAGAGTTTTAGattctcttttttattatatatccaACCATaatt
This genomic window contains:
- the LOC124944409 gene encoding glycine-rich protein 3-like isoform X2, yielding MNSKAVVLIGLLAIFLLAFVSHSAAKDLAETKDQYGGGYNGGRGGYNGGGGRGGGGYNGGGGHGGGGYNGGGRSGGCRYGCCYRGYRGCNRCCSYLGEAVQADVGGAKP
- the LOC124944409 gene encoding cold and drought-regulated protein CORA-like isoform X1, which gives rise to MNSKAVVLIGLLAIFLLAFVSHSAAKDLAETKDQYGGGYNGGGGNGGYNGGGGNGGYNGGGGRGGYNGGGGRGGGGYNGGGGHGGGGYNGGGRSGGCRYGCCYRGYRGCNRCCSYLGEAVQADVGGAKP